The DNA window TCTATGTTTTTGTTAGCCAGTTCACTATTGTTAATCGTTAACCACCATTTCTTCTATCATTTTAAAGAAGAAAACTTTTCTTCTAATTCTACTTAGAAAGAAACAACAATGAGAGATACCATAAGTACACGTGTATGTAAATAATAAGATGTATGTAAAAATTAAGATGCtaaattattaacttatttattagtAAACAGAACAAAtcctaataaaaaaagtaatatgatTGTATGCcaaattttggtaaaaaaagtGTTTAGTCTCTTAATTCTTTTTAAGCCTTATAGCCCCTCATCAAAGTTTTTTCTACGATAATATAAATTGAGTTTTGACTGTGAACTGCAAATATTTCTTTGATGACTATTGATTATAGTAAAATAAGTCAATAACGACGGACTTCAGTCACAATTTAGCATTCCATTGACTTGCTGTTGGTTAAAGAAATAACTTAGgcacaaattatatttaaatagcTACATGAAATTTATATCTTAAATGCAGCTTTTGTATTAAATCTCTATAGACTATTGTGGGAAGTGATGGTTCATTAAAGTCTTAGAAAATGTGGGACCGCTGGCTAGAAGAATAATTTGCATTTTCTTTACTTCATGCTTTAGGTATTAATCAAGTTAAATGCAGCACCATGTTCTCCAAGTGATCCTGGAGTCAAGAAAACGACAGATAACTTGGAAATTTTTGTGGCCAAACATGGAAGGCAGTTTGAGAATGTTACTCGTCAAAAGAATCACGGGGACACCCCATTCTAGTATGTGACATTTTagttgagaattttttttaagttttcttgtttttcttgttctttatctaccattttaaatattttgtttgatgaaagtTGCGCTGATTACAAGTATTATGAATACTGGTttagagaagaagagaaagCCTCGTCTCAGACCAAGGATTCTCAAACACCACATAGTGGTTTGTGCAAAACCTGTTCTaatttcttcttttatcttttagtATGAACAATTATGGTAGATATGACCTCTAAAGGAAtattatgatgtttttgatTATTGTTGACCCTTTGtgaatttttctatcaattagTTTAGGTCTTAATAAGTCTTATATGTTTGCGCTTACTTTTGAGTTTTTGGTTGGATTCTTGAACATATTTTTCAGTATCTTTAATACCCTTTTATACTCTTGCAGGTGGTTCAGGTACTATTACTTAAAAGAGTATTTCTCAGCATTCATATCGTCATCAGCCAATTATCAGTATGACCTGGTAATTGCACTTCTGGTATTTTTTCTTTGTGTTTGCATTTGTTTAATAACATTAATTGATATTTgaattgtatatattatttcataatataagtgAATCATCGGAAAACACATATTCATTGGCAATAATGGAATTCTACATGAAGAAAGTTGCACGAGTGGAGAAGAGAAGATCGTTGAAGAAATCAAAGGATGAAATGCCTTCCCTACTTCTGAATGTGTGTGGTAAGAGGAAGTTGTGGAAAAAAGGAACACCATATGGTGACTATATCCCGTAAGAAGAGCTTGAGAAATATATGACTTCGTGCAATGATGCAGCTGCACAAAAAGCGACTTGGAATGTTGTAGAGAAGCCAAAAATCCAATTAGATAATGTTGACCTAAAACTCCTATTCAAGATGGATTGAAAATAAGGTAACTTAAACTATTTACTTCACTTTCTAAGTAAACTTTGAATGGCTGGGGGTATGTAGGAGAGAGTCTACGAAGCTCTAGAAGTGGGATTCCAAATCCAATAATAATAGGTAGGTAGTGTTAAACTGAACAATTTGGGTGTTGGAGCTAGCCAACCTCGAGAAATGGTACCTAAAGATGATATATAGACTGAGATTTTTAGAAACATATGGAGAGTAACATATTTTAAaggtttatgtattttatttttattttataagaatgagaaataatatttgtatttaataaaattaatatgtatgtttgttttataatatgaatatcTAGTTTCACTAATATGAAATTCTATTTTGAGATATtctaaattttgtatttatgttaaatttagtaaaatataaaaaaaattataaataatttttaattaatttagctATCCTTTAGCGACATTAATTAAACCCGTAGCCAACCAATAACGACAGTATTTTGTGATGTGGCATATTTTAGCTACGGAACCAGTTGCGTCAGTTGACAACAATTATTCTTAATGTGGCTATTGACCTCCAACGATAGTATATTGATCAATGACGATGGTATTTACACTGTTTTTTactaatgatatatatatatatagtgtaaggatcattttttaaaaatggccAAAATGTTGAAATGAACTGTTCATACATATATGCGTTTGACCGGAGGAGAAAGAGGACATAAACGCATTATGCGTTTCTTTTTTCCGAACGGTTGGAGGAAAAAAGGACACACAAAATGCGTGCCTGTTAGAGATGCGCTAATGGAAACTATAAGGTTGAAGTTGAACCCCTATGTGAGTTGTGACAAGAGCTGGAAAGAGAAAAGTGTAACttttaatatcattaatattacCACCTTAtgtttaaacaatatttatttagcCTTATGAGTTTACAACCAAAGCTATTAAACCCATTATGATTTTTGTGCTCACATCACACTTTGAATTTGAGAAGTTTGGATAAAATATACAACACTATCATTTTATGTAACTCCGTGCTAAACTGGATTAACACCTAGAATTAATGTTACGATTTGAATTCAACTAAAAACGTGTTAGGTTGAAGTAGCGATTTAACAGTAAGAAtttggttaattttttaaattaaaaaattataataacttaaaataaattgaaacctaataatttaatatgagTTGACATAAagctcattttatttttttaattttttggaatttttctaaaaaattcagtttgattttctctttctatttggaaaaaaaattaataaaaaataattttaatagataaaataatgattaaataaataagttgattGTTGAGATGAAGTTTTGAGTTTTAGgataaaatcctaaaaaaaaactaataaccACTTAATCAAAGAAGGCCTTAATTATTCTCGAGTAGAGTTTtgtgttagaattatcctaatttagatcctaatttaatgtgcgagaaattaaaatcttgaatgcggcggaagcgtaccttaattaatcgcatgaatcttctctttctttatGTGAAATGGTTCTTAaatttgatgagtaagtcaatagatttctctctatgttgatggggacgcaaaggagaattgactttacttcaaattcaaatgaggaccattaccgttacatataaccaacaataagttagttattatagtttggcaatttctaatttagccccttcataaaattagaaatgtcacttaggtatcttcactttatattcatgacaaatacacccataaggcataaacttaatttcacattagatcacattattttggcttatattaaatatgacatatgcacaattatttattataccctaaaaattccaacatttTGTAccaaaaaattacaaataacctaaaagatattatttatcaaattcaataaCTAAACTAAGTTCATCAAAAGTTTTTGAAgtaaataaagttaaatgtaTTTTGGAAAATTGACCATTCATTTTAAATTAGGGTGTCATCCCTCGTCTGAATTAGTGAGATGCTCCCACGTTCTCAATTGATTCTGTGTAGCAAAGACCAGCAGAAAGTAGCTCCATCCTCTACATCTCGTGTCGCGGGGTCCATTCgttgaattatattaaattataatttaattgtttaactcactaaattaaaaaaaataatattatttgaaacataaaattcaaaaattaaaaaaataaataaatatcaattctaaatgttaatttaatacatatatttatatagtttaaaatgttaacttactaaataaaaaataaaaaataccgtttaaacattttaacttttttaataaaaaaaattattgattctACACGTTAACAATgttgtaaatgataaaataatgagatgtttttgtttaaaaataaaacataagaaaaataaatatttgaaactacaattataaactaaaaattggaattaaaattataaaaatacattagtttaaattttactaaaattcgaattaaaaatcttaattttaaaagttatatcaaatataataattagaattatatttcaaattacatgGTTATCCCACACAaccttaaaaatttaaatttaaaacgcaCTCCATTAATTGCATTAACAAATTAGAGAAGactattgttaaaaaaaaaaaaaaatttaaagttatttttgagagagaaatttatattatagataaaacaaattaattataagaaaaatattattaaaaaagttttaatttaataataactttttcgatatttaaaagaaaggtgatataaatatattaaacattaattaaaaagaaagtaaaaaaactaaacatattaaacaattagataaaaataacatatcatTTGACTTTAATATTATAGGGTAAAACATATTCAATTTAATCATTTGGTCAACGTAGGAGAGAGGTTAGACCATGATGAAgatgaaatttaaatatattattcaaatcatttCAGGGTATCCTAAGTTTATAAGTCTAAGgctaagttttttttattataaataagcATGCACACCAATTACAATTCATTTATGTTCTCAAATATCCATGCAAAACAATTTAGAACACCTAATTAATCAACTAAGCATACTTCAAATAATAGTCtttcaaattaatcattatatatgaCTTTATGACAAATAAATTAACTCAATCATCCTAATTATCAAAACATCTATTCATTCATATAAGCATGACAATTCTTAATATGGCACATTCATATCaaccaatttattttcttatttaaatttcacTCATGCTTAAATAATATTgagttacaaataaaataaattaaaaaatttactaTGGTCAAATGAcctttattcaatttaaaaaggAAATTAAACAACATTGcttttatcaaacaatattgTCGATGAAATGACGAAGAGAAGAATAAGACGAGCCGCCCTCCTCGAGCGCCTTCCTGCTCTTCTGGCTCATCTCCTTAACACGGTTCCTTCTTTTGATGTTATTGGCGTTTTTGTCGTCCATTATCTCTGATATCGCTTTCTTAATAATATCCGCTTCCACGATCTCcacttcattattattttccCATTTGATCTTGTAATCCATTTTAATCTCAACCGCGAGTTCCAAAATTTTAATCATTGTAAACGCATTCACCTGCTGCTCCGCATACAATGGCCAAATCGCAGTAGGAACTGCGAACCATACGCTCTCTTGTATAGAGTTCCAACCTGAATGCGTCACAAATCCCCCAACCGACTCATGCGCCAACACTTCCACTTGCGGCGCCCACCCAATAATTTTTCCTATATCAGCCGTCCGTTGCAAGAATCCCTCCGGCAACACTTTCTCCAAAGAATCATGATCGTATTCCTCCACCAACCAAGGCTTACCATCCGGCGACGAAAGCCTCACCGACCAAAGGAACCGCTGGCCACTGCTTTCGAGCGCGACAGCTATCTCCTTTAGCTGCGCGTCGCAGAAAGTACCCGCAGATCCGAAACAAAGGAACACAACAGAGGAAGGAGGCTGGTCGTTTAACCAAAGCATTATCTTTTCATTTTGGTTACGTTGTTGTTGTGTATTGGTTTTGTTTTTGAGATTCAACATAGGACCAACCGGATAAACAGGCGGCGCACCGTCGTCATTCGATAGCGCCTCAATGGCATGTGGCTCGTATTCCTCGAACGTGTTCACTAGTATTCCCTTAGTTCGCCTCAAATTTTTAGCGATGGCAAGAAATGCATCCGAACCGCCGTGATCCTTGTCGAAGGCGACCGCGGGAATAACGTTTGTCGGAACTGGTAATGGGTAACCCGGCACCATCAAGTCGGTGGTACCAATGAAATCGGTAATATCCTTACCCTGTTCCTCTTTCAAAGACAATATATGGTATTTGAGTCCGATTACAGATGCGCAACATATGTAAAAAGCATATGTAGGGACATTAAAAGTTTCACGAGCGACATCAATTAATGATAATGATAACATGTCCACGATGAAACCAACGAGACGGCCGGAGTTGGGTCGTCCGATGACTTGCTTGGCGACGGTTTCCATGATGGAATGCTTTTGGGTCTCGACAAAGTTGAAATAGAAAGTGACTGGGTTACTTATGGTCATCAATTGGCGAGTGTCAAGCGGTGGTTGAAAGAATCTTAATCGAGTCCGGTCTATTCCAGATCCagatagagattcttccaaGGAGCTAATCTC is part of the Impatiens glandulifera chromosome 1, dImpGla2.1, whole genome shotgun sequence genome and encodes:
- the LOC124926093 gene encoding anthocyanidin 3-O-glucosyltransferase 2-like, encoding MEKIELVMVPFAVIGHLTPMLELAKLLVSSDDRISVNFMVLNMPEFNTVEISSLEESLSGSGIDRTRLRFFQPPLDTRQLMTISNPVTFYFNFVETQKHSIMETVAKQVIGRPNSGRLVGFIVDMLSLSLIDVARETFNVPTYAFYICCASVIGLKYHILSLKEEQGKDITDFIGTTDLMVPGYPLPVPTNVIPAVAFDKDHGGSDAFLAIAKNLRRTKGILVNTFEEYEPHAIEALSNDDGAPPVYPVGPMLNLKNKTNTQQQRNQNEKIMLWLNDQPPSSVVFLCFGSAGTFCDAQLKEIAVALESSGQRFLWSVRLSSPDGKPWLVEEYDHDSLEKVLPEGFLQRTADIGKIIGWAPQVEVLAHESVGGFVTHSGWNSIQESVWFAVPTAIWPLYAEQQVNAFTMIKILELAVEIKMDYKIKWENNNEVEIVEADIIKKAISEIMDDKNANNIKRRNRVKEMSQKSRKALEEGGSSYSSLRHFIDNIV